Proteins found in one Brachypodium distachyon strain Bd21 chromosome 5, Brachypodium_distachyon_v3.0, whole genome shotgun sequence genomic segment:
- the LOC100833856 gene encoding uncharacterized protein LOC100833856 isoform X1 has translation MAQQAPECPVGYSSSSTSPTGGFWEHAPIPSWSPYAGIATDPVAFCTDLTSLTHTGLPGRYQGNQTVLSTGAPGSSTEHVGSNGYGMDFLSLLEARKAMPEMLEDFPTAACDYLKGLDGGACSSMAGSAPYGLHSASQCTGSSALPIRNDEYTSSPLECLGNSTLVQDSIMVRIPCHSLEVKRDGNQQQAPVNAFLQQMLPSSVAIQGSSLGYSSTGNGMVFPEDQVMDDARSLPDAVSFSEYRSDTELTRANQHVQHITSLQARTCSRNGSGAASGLKKRKSEEKLGGSQRKSKQDTSHTSPPKVTTNNEEYLVNWLKLFHQALDILVSRQTQTQAPVGEREKVIALQHIVSPYGKTDRASVLLETIKHIEYLYEQIQLYSEPYIENSTKKVHFQWGGQEEQKAGVEHDLRSRGLCLVPVSCTPQLLRDNSLLDCLTPPYKSSLYQ, from the exons ATGGCCCAACAAGCACCCGAGTGCCCAGTTGGTTATAGCAGCTCCTCCACTTCACCAACCGGCGGCTTCTGGGAGCATGCGCCCATCCCCTCATGGAGTCCCTACGCAGGCATTGCTACTGACCCTGTGGCTTTCTGCACAGACCTCACGTCATTGACCCACACAGGCCTGCCAGGCAGGTATCAGGGGAACCAGACTGTCCT AAGCACAGGAGCTCCTGGGAGCAGCACCGAGCATGTGGGAAGCAACGGCTATGGGATGGACTTCCTTTCCTTGCTCGAAGCGAGGAAGGCGATGCCGGAAATGCTCGAGGATTTCCCCACGGCGGCATGCGACTACCTCAAAGGGTTGGACGGCGGCGCCTGCAGCAGCATGGCTGGATCAGCTCCATATGGTTTGCACAGCGCCAGCCAGTGCACTGGCTCCAGTGCTTTGCCCATCAGGAACGATGAGTATACGAGCTCGCCGCTGGAGTGCCTGGGGAACAGTACATTGGTGCAAGACAGCATAATGGTTCGCATACCATGCCACAGCCTTGAGGTGAAACGAGATGGCAACCAGCAGCAAGCTCCTGTGAATGCATTTCTGCAGCAAATGCTCCCTAGTAGCGTTGCAATTCAGGGAAGCTCTTTGGGTTATTCCAGCACAGGGAATGGAATGGTTTTTCCGGAGGACCAAGTAATGGATGATGCTAGGAGTTTGCCGGATGCTGTCTCTTTCAGTGAATACAGATCAGACACAGAATTAACACGTGCCAATCAACATGTGCAACATATTACCTCG ttgcaggcaaGGACTTGTAGTAGAAATGGAAGTGGTGCAGCGAGTGGTCTTAAGAAGAGAAAATCAGAGGAAAAGTTGGGAGGCAGTCAGAGGAAGTCTAAGCAAGATACTTCACATACATCACCTCCCAAGGTAACTACTAATAATGAAGAATATTTAGTGAACTGGTTAAAACTTTTTCACCAAGCACTTGATATACTTGTTTCGAGACAAACACAGACACAGGCACCcgtgggggagagagagaaagttATAGCATTGCAGCACATCGTCTCGCCTTATGGAAAG ACAGATAGAGCGTCAGTGCTGCTTGAAACCATCAAACACATTGAATATCTATATGAGCAAATACAG TTATACAGTGAACCCTACATCGAGAATAGCACaaaaaag GTGCACTTTCAATGGGGAGGTcaagaggagcagaaggcaggggtagaacatgatttgaGGAGCAGAGGTCTTTGCTTGGTACCTGTTTCATGCACCCCACAACTTCTCCGAGATAATAGCCTGTTGGACTGCTTGACTCCGCCGTACAAGAGCTCCCTGTACCAATGA
- the LOC100833856 gene encoding uncharacterized protein LOC100833856 isoform X2 — translation MAQQAPECPVGYSSSSTSPTGGFWEHAPIPSWSPYAGIATDPVAFCTDLTSLTHTGLPGRSTGAPGSSTEHVGSNGYGMDFLSLLEARKAMPEMLEDFPTAACDYLKGLDGGACSSMAGSAPYGLHSASQCTGSSALPIRNDEYTSSPLECLGNSTLVQDSIMVRIPCHSLEVKRDGNQQQAPVNAFLQQMLPSSVAIQGSSLGYSSTGNGMVFPEDQVMDDARSLPDAVSFSEYRSDTELTRANQHVQHITSLQARTCSRNGSGAASGLKKRKSEEKLGGSQRKSKQDTSHTSPPKVTTNNEEYLVNWLKLFHQALDILVSRQTQTQAPVGEREKVIALQHIVSPYGKTDRASVLLETIKHIEYLYEQIQLYSEPYIENSTKKVHFQWGGQEEQKAGVEHDLRSRGLCLVPVSCTPQLLRDNSLLDCLTPPYKSSLYQ, via the exons ATGGCCCAACAAGCACCCGAGTGCCCAGTTGGTTATAGCAGCTCCTCCACTTCACCAACCGGCGGCTTCTGGGAGCATGCGCCCATCCCCTCATGGAGTCCCTACGCAGGCATTGCTACTGACCCTGTGGCTTTCTGCACAGACCTCACGTCATTGACCCACACAGGCCTGCCAGGCAG AAGCACAGGAGCTCCTGGGAGCAGCACCGAGCATGTGGGAAGCAACGGCTATGGGATGGACTTCCTTTCCTTGCTCGAAGCGAGGAAGGCGATGCCGGAAATGCTCGAGGATTTCCCCACGGCGGCATGCGACTACCTCAAAGGGTTGGACGGCGGCGCCTGCAGCAGCATGGCTGGATCAGCTCCATATGGTTTGCACAGCGCCAGCCAGTGCACTGGCTCCAGTGCTTTGCCCATCAGGAACGATGAGTATACGAGCTCGCCGCTGGAGTGCCTGGGGAACAGTACATTGGTGCAAGACAGCATAATGGTTCGCATACCATGCCACAGCCTTGAGGTGAAACGAGATGGCAACCAGCAGCAAGCTCCTGTGAATGCATTTCTGCAGCAAATGCTCCCTAGTAGCGTTGCAATTCAGGGAAGCTCTTTGGGTTATTCCAGCACAGGGAATGGAATGGTTTTTCCGGAGGACCAAGTAATGGATGATGCTAGGAGTTTGCCGGATGCTGTCTCTTTCAGTGAATACAGATCAGACACAGAATTAACACGTGCCAATCAACATGTGCAACATATTACCTCG ttgcaggcaaGGACTTGTAGTAGAAATGGAAGTGGTGCAGCGAGTGGTCTTAAGAAGAGAAAATCAGAGGAAAAGTTGGGAGGCAGTCAGAGGAAGTCTAAGCAAGATACTTCACATACATCACCTCCCAAGGTAACTACTAATAATGAAGAATATTTAGTGAACTGGTTAAAACTTTTTCACCAAGCACTTGATATACTTGTTTCGAGACAAACACAGACACAGGCACCcgtgggggagagagagaaagttATAGCATTGCAGCACATCGTCTCGCCTTATGGAAAG ACAGATAGAGCGTCAGTGCTGCTTGAAACCATCAAACACATTGAATATCTATATGAGCAAATACAG TTATACAGTGAACCCTACATCGAGAATAGCACaaaaaag GTGCACTTTCAATGGGGAGGTcaagaggagcagaaggcaggggtagaacatgatttgaGGAGCAGAGGTCTTTGCTTGGTACCTGTTTCATGCACCCCACAACTTCTCCGAGATAATAGCCTGTTGGACTGCTTGACTCCGCCGTACAAGAGCTCCCTGTACCAATGA
- the LOC100833856 gene encoding transcription factor bHLH103 isoform X3 translates to MAQQAPECPVGYSSSSTSPTGGFWEHAPIPSWSPYAGIATDPVAFCTDLTSLTHTGLPGRYQGNQTVLSTGAPGSSTEHVGSNGYGMDFLSLLEARKAMPEMLEDFPTAACDYLKGLDGGACSSMAGSAPYGLHSASQCTGSSALPIRNDEYTSSPLECLGNSTLVQDSIMVRIPCHSLEVKRDGNQQQAPVNAFLQQMLPSSVAIQGSSLGYSSTGNGMVFPEDQVMDDARSLPDAVSFSEYRSDTELTRANQHVQHITSLQARTCSRNGSGAASGLKKRKSEEKLGGSQRKSKQDTSHTSPPKTQAPVGEREKVIALQHIVSPYGKTDRASVLLETIKHIEYLYEQIQLYSEPYIENSTKKVHFQWGGQEEQKAGVEHDLRSRGLCLVPVSCTPQLLRDNSLLDCLTPPYKSSLYQ, encoded by the exons ATGGCCCAACAAGCACCCGAGTGCCCAGTTGGTTATAGCAGCTCCTCCACTTCACCAACCGGCGGCTTCTGGGAGCATGCGCCCATCCCCTCATGGAGTCCCTACGCAGGCATTGCTACTGACCCTGTGGCTTTCTGCACAGACCTCACGTCATTGACCCACACAGGCCTGCCAGGCAGGTATCAGGGGAACCAGACTGTCCT AAGCACAGGAGCTCCTGGGAGCAGCACCGAGCATGTGGGAAGCAACGGCTATGGGATGGACTTCCTTTCCTTGCTCGAAGCGAGGAAGGCGATGCCGGAAATGCTCGAGGATTTCCCCACGGCGGCATGCGACTACCTCAAAGGGTTGGACGGCGGCGCCTGCAGCAGCATGGCTGGATCAGCTCCATATGGTTTGCACAGCGCCAGCCAGTGCACTGGCTCCAGTGCTTTGCCCATCAGGAACGATGAGTATACGAGCTCGCCGCTGGAGTGCCTGGGGAACAGTACATTGGTGCAAGACAGCATAATGGTTCGCATACCATGCCACAGCCTTGAGGTGAAACGAGATGGCAACCAGCAGCAAGCTCCTGTGAATGCATTTCTGCAGCAAATGCTCCCTAGTAGCGTTGCAATTCAGGGAAGCTCTTTGGGTTATTCCAGCACAGGGAATGGAATGGTTTTTCCGGAGGACCAAGTAATGGATGATGCTAGGAGTTTGCCGGATGCTGTCTCTTTCAGTGAATACAGATCAGACACAGAATTAACACGTGCCAATCAACATGTGCAACATATTACCTCG ttgcaggcaaGGACTTGTAGTAGAAATGGAAGTGGTGCAGCGAGTGGTCTTAAGAAGAGAAAATCAGAGGAAAAGTTGGGAGGCAGTCAGAGGAAGTCTAAGCAAGATACTTCACATACATCACCTCCCAAG ACACAGGCACCcgtgggggagagagagaaagttATAGCATTGCAGCACATCGTCTCGCCTTATGGAAAG ACAGATAGAGCGTCAGTGCTGCTTGAAACCATCAAACACATTGAATATCTATATGAGCAAATACAG TTATACAGTGAACCCTACATCGAGAATAGCACaaaaaag GTGCACTTTCAATGGGGAGGTcaagaggagcagaaggcaggggtagaacatgatttgaGGAGCAGAGGTCTTTGCTTGGTACCTGTTTCATGCACCCCACAACTTCTCCGAGATAATAGCCTGTTGGACTGCTTGACTCCGCCGTACAAGAGCTCCCTGTACCAATGA
- the LOC100833856 gene encoding uncharacterized protein LOC100833856 isoform X4, whose protein sequence is MAQQAPECPVGYSSSSTSPTGGFWEHAPIPSWSPYAGIATDPVAFCTDLTSLTHTGLPGRYQGNQTVLSTGAPGSSTEHVGSNGYGMDFLSLLEARKAMPEMLEDFPTAACDYLKGLDGGACSSMAGSAPYGLHSASQCTGSSALPIRNDEYTSSPLECLGNSTLVQDSIMVRIPCHSLEVKRDGNQQQAPVNAFLQQMLPSSVAIQGSSLGYSSTGNGMVFPEDQVMDDARSLPDAVSFSEYRSDTELTRANQHVQHITSLQARTCSRNGSGAASGLKKRKSEEKLGGSQRKSKQDTSHTSPPKTQAPVGEREKVIALQHIVSPYGKIERQCCLKPSNTLNIYMSKYSYTVNPTSRIAQKKVHFQWGGQEEQKAGVEHDLRSRGLCLVPVSCTPQLLRDNSLLDCLTPPYKSSLYQ, encoded by the exons ATGGCCCAACAAGCACCCGAGTGCCCAGTTGGTTATAGCAGCTCCTCCACTTCACCAACCGGCGGCTTCTGGGAGCATGCGCCCATCCCCTCATGGAGTCCCTACGCAGGCATTGCTACTGACCCTGTGGCTTTCTGCACAGACCTCACGTCATTGACCCACACAGGCCTGCCAGGCAGGTATCAGGGGAACCAGACTGTCCT AAGCACAGGAGCTCCTGGGAGCAGCACCGAGCATGTGGGAAGCAACGGCTATGGGATGGACTTCCTTTCCTTGCTCGAAGCGAGGAAGGCGATGCCGGAAATGCTCGAGGATTTCCCCACGGCGGCATGCGACTACCTCAAAGGGTTGGACGGCGGCGCCTGCAGCAGCATGGCTGGATCAGCTCCATATGGTTTGCACAGCGCCAGCCAGTGCACTGGCTCCAGTGCTTTGCCCATCAGGAACGATGAGTATACGAGCTCGCCGCTGGAGTGCCTGGGGAACAGTACATTGGTGCAAGACAGCATAATGGTTCGCATACCATGCCACAGCCTTGAGGTGAAACGAGATGGCAACCAGCAGCAAGCTCCTGTGAATGCATTTCTGCAGCAAATGCTCCCTAGTAGCGTTGCAATTCAGGGAAGCTCTTTGGGTTATTCCAGCACAGGGAATGGAATGGTTTTTCCGGAGGACCAAGTAATGGATGATGCTAGGAGTTTGCCGGATGCTGTCTCTTTCAGTGAATACAGATCAGACACAGAATTAACACGTGCCAATCAACATGTGCAACATATTACCTCG ttgcaggcaaGGACTTGTAGTAGAAATGGAAGTGGTGCAGCGAGTGGTCTTAAGAAGAGAAAATCAGAGGAAAAGTTGGGAGGCAGTCAGAGGAAGTCTAAGCAAGATACTTCACATACATCACCTCCCAAG ACACAGGCACCcgtgggggagagagagaaagttATAGCATTGCAGCACATCGTCTCGCCTTATGGAAAG ATAGAGCGTCAGTGCTGCTTGAAACCATCAAACACATTGAATATCTATATGAGCAAATACAG TTATACAGTGAACCCTACATCGAGAATAGCACaaaaaa AGGTGCACTTTCAATGGGGAGGTcaagaggagcagaaggcaggggtagaacatgatttgaGGAGCAGAGGTCTTTGCTTGGTACCTGTTTCATGCACCCCACAACTTCTCCGAGATAATAGCCTGTTGGACTGCTTGACTCCGCCGTACAAGAGCTCCCTGTACCAATGA
- the LOC100833856 gene encoding uncharacterized protein LOC100833856 isoform X5 has product MAQQAPECPVGYSSSSTSPTGGFWEHAPIPSWSPYAGIATDPVAFCTDLTSLTHTGLPGRYQGNQTVLSTGAPGSSTEHVGSNGYGMDFLSLLEARKAMPEMLEDFPTAACDYLKGLDGGACSSMAGSAPYGLHSASQCTGSSALPIRNDEYTSSPLECLGNSTLVQDSIMVRIPCHSLEVKRDGNQQQAPVNAFLQQMLPSSVAIQGSSLGYSSTGNGMVFPEDQVMDDARSLPDAVSFSEYRSDTELTRANQHVQHITSLQARTCSRNGSGAASGLKKRKSEEKLGGSQRKSKQDTSHTSPPKVTTNNEEYLVNWLKLFHQALDILVSRQTQTQAPVGEREKVIALQHIVSPYGKIERQCCLKPSNTLNIYMSKYSYTVNPTSRIAQKRCTFNGEVKRSRRQG; this is encoded by the exons ATGGCCCAACAAGCACCCGAGTGCCCAGTTGGTTATAGCAGCTCCTCCACTTCACCAACCGGCGGCTTCTGGGAGCATGCGCCCATCCCCTCATGGAGTCCCTACGCAGGCATTGCTACTGACCCTGTGGCTTTCTGCACAGACCTCACGTCATTGACCCACACAGGCCTGCCAGGCAGGTATCAGGGGAACCAGACTGTCCT AAGCACAGGAGCTCCTGGGAGCAGCACCGAGCATGTGGGAAGCAACGGCTATGGGATGGACTTCCTTTCCTTGCTCGAAGCGAGGAAGGCGATGCCGGAAATGCTCGAGGATTTCCCCACGGCGGCATGCGACTACCTCAAAGGGTTGGACGGCGGCGCCTGCAGCAGCATGGCTGGATCAGCTCCATATGGTTTGCACAGCGCCAGCCAGTGCACTGGCTCCAGTGCTTTGCCCATCAGGAACGATGAGTATACGAGCTCGCCGCTGGAGTGCCTGGGGAACAGTACATTGGTGCAAGACAGCATAATGGTTCGCATACCATGCCACAGCCTTGAGGTGAAACGAGATGGCAACCAGCAGCAAGCTCCTGTGAATGCATTTCTGCAGCAAATGCTCCCTAGTAGCGTTGCAATTCAGGGAAGCTCTTTGGGTTATTCCAGCACAGGGAATGGAATGGTTTTTCCGGAGGACCAAGTAATGGATGATGCTAGGAGTTTGCCGGATGCTGTCTCTTTCAGTGAATACAGATCAGACACAGAATTAACACGTGCCAATCAACATGTGCAACATATTACCTCG ttgcaggcaaGGACTTGTAGTAGAAATGGAAGTGGTGCAGCGAGTGGTCTTAAGAAGAGAAAATCAGAGGAAAAGTTGGGAGGCAGTCAGAGGAAGTCTAAGCAAGATACTTCACATACATCACCTCCCAAGGTAACTACTAATAATGAAGAATATTTAGTGAACTGGTTAAAACTTTTTCACCAAGCACTTGATATACTTGTTTCGAGACAAACACAGACACAGGCACCcgtgggggagagagagaaagttATAGCATTGCAGCACATCGTCTCGCCTTATGGAAAG ATAGAGCGTCAGTGCTGCTTGAAACCATCAAACACATTGAATATCTATATGAGCAAATACAG TTATACAGTGAACCCTACATCGAGAATAGCACaaaaaag GTGCACTTTCAATGGGGAGGTcaagaggagcagaaggcaggggtag